Proteins encoded by one window of Salicibibacter halophilus:
- a CDS encoding DUF5327 family protein, translating to MHVSAETIVAKIKQETANLELALENGEAKGKIREHARLIRAFSELIEEGGSAASGKSELPVTYPDENTQPKSPAAVQPARESHEVSGQGNLLEF from the coding sequence ATGCATGTATCTGCAGAGACGATTGTTGCGAAAATAAAGCAGGAAACGGCAAACCTTGAACTTGCACTGGAGAATGGGGAAGCGAAAGGGAAAATCCGTGAACATGCACGGTTGATTCGTGCATTTAGCGAGCTCATTGAAGAAGGAGGCAGTGCTGCTTCCGGTAAATCGGAGCTTCCGGTTACTTACCCAGATGAAAATACGCAGCCGAAATCTCCGGCAGCCGTTCAGCCGGCTCGAGAGAGCCACGAGGTTTCCGGCCAAGGTAATTTACTGGAATTTTAA
- a CDS encoding small multi-drug export protein encodes MDYVIYFIMIFLGAAIPFIEYMVAIPIGVIVGLPLIPTIIFGFLGNLVTVLLLIVLVDKIRGFLRNKKEQQPRVPTEEEVDDANQEHEETFTADTSETQWHEDYTNKRREKARKLWDKYGLPGLAVIGTGLLSSHLTALMACTFGGNRTHVSIWMTISLILWSVITGVAVQLGMDTIFR; translated from the coding sequence ATGGACTATGTGATCTATTTTATTATGATATTCTTGGGTGCGGCTATTCCGTTCATCGAATATATGGTTGCTATCCCAATAGGCGTTATTGTCGGGCTCCCACTCATACCTACAATCATTTTCGGTTTTTTGGGCAATCTAGTTACCGTGCTCTTGCTTATCGTTCTCGTGGATAAAATTCGGGGATTTTTACGTAACAAAAAGGAGCAACAACCTCGCGTTCCGACGGAAGAAGAGGTTGATGACGCCAATCAAGAACACGAAGAAACCTTTACAGCAGATACCTCTGAAACGCAATGGCACGAGGATTATACGAACAAACGCAGAGAAAAGGCGCGGAAGCTTTGGGATAAATATGGGCTCCCCGGCCTTGCAGTTATCGGTACAGGTTTACTTAGCAGCCATTTAACCGCGCTTATGGCTTGTACTTTTGGCGGCAACCGTACGCATGTATCCATTTGGATGACCATCAGTCTGATTCTGTGGTCAGTCATTACCGGTGTTGCTGTCCAATTAGGCATGGACACGATATTTAGATAA
- a CDS encoding DUF368 domain-containing protein has protein sequence MGKIDVHNLWRGLIMGSVETIPGVSSGTIAVVLGIYERLIASINGLTTREWKKSLAFLVPLVIGIFLAVFSSAAAINWLLTHYPNQLSFFFLGLIIGVVPFLLKKINFKQTFSGIHYLVLLISLLLIALFGIMQDPDQSSMLGSLNANHYIAIFFLGWVASSAMILPGLSGSFLLLVFGYYATIIDALDNFHFPVLVTLIAGIGVGVLITSKIVHFFLQRFPVGTYAVVTGMVLGSVVVIYQGMPIGIGGLFASFIALLLGFCVAFLLGKVEYKQ, from the coding sequence ATGGGAAAGATTGATGTCCACAATCTTTGGCGCGGATTAATCATGGGGAGCGTTGAAACGATTCCCGGCGTAAGCAGCGGCACGATCGCCGTTGTTTTGGGTATTTACGAACGTTTAATTGCTTCGATTAATGGCTTAACCACGCGGGAGTGGAAAAAAAGCCTGGCATTTCTTGTTCCACTCGTCATCGGCATTTTTTTGGCTGTGTTTTCAAGTGCAGCGGCTATCAACTGGTTACTTACCCATTATCCAAATCAGCTTTCCTTCTTTTTTCTCGGATTAATCATTGGGGTCGTCCCTTTCCTGCTGAAAAAAATTAACTTTAAACAGACATTTTCAGGCATTCATTATTTGGTCTTGCTTATTTCGCTTTTACTGATTGCTCTGTTCGGCATTATGCAAGATCCTGATCAATCGAGTATGCTCGGTTCATTAAATGCAAACCACTATATTGCGATCTTCTTCCTCGGCTGGGTAGCAAGTTCTGCCATGATTTTACCCGGCTTGAGCGGCTCTTTTCTTTTATTGGTTTTCGGCTATTACGCGACAATTATTGATGCGCTGGATAACTTTCATTTTCCGGTTTTAGTGACGCTCATTGCCGGAATCGGTGTCGGGGTGCTGATTACAAGTAAAATCGTCCATTTCTTTTTACAGCGATTTCCGGTGGGAACTTACGCTGTCGTCACCGGAATGGTCTTAGGCTCCGTGGTTGTGATCTACCAGGGAATGCCGATAGGGATAGGCGGGCTATTCGCTTCATTCATCGCCCTACTCCTCGGTTTCTGCGTTGCCTTTCTTCTTGGAAAAGTCGAGTACAAACAATGA
- a CDS encoding uracil-DNA glycosylase — MNSPLHNDWTNYLEKEFQKDYYQQLRSFLKQEYNNHAVYPDMYDIFNALHYTSYENTKVVILGQDPYHGPNQAHGLSFSVQPDVKFPPSLRNIFQELENDVGCEIPANGDLRGWAKQGVLLLNTVLTVRAREAASHQGKGWEMFTDQVIRSVSAKKDPVVFILWGRHAQSKVSFIESQHAVIRSSHPSPFSAHKGFYGSRPFSKANKFLERMEREPIQWCETGINGE, encoded by the coding sequence ATGAATAGCCCTCTACACAATGATTGGACAAATTATCTCGAAAAGGAATTTCAAAAAGATTATTATCAGCAGCTTCGATCGTTTTTGAAGCAAGAGTATAACAATCACGCAGTTTATCCGGATATGTATGATATTTTTAACGCGTTACACTATACGTCCTATGAAAATACGAAAGTGGTGATTCTCGGACAAGATCCTTATCATGGTCCGAATCAAGCACATGGATTAAGTTTTTCCGTGCAGCCGGACGTCAAATTCCCTCCATCGCTTCGAAATATTTTTCAGGAACTTGAGAACGATGTTGGTTGTGAAATACCGGCAAACGGAGATTTGCGCGGATGGGCTAAGCAAGGGGTATTGCTTCTTAACACGGTGTTAACCGTTCGGGCTCGAGAAGCGGCTTCTCATCAAGGCAAAGGATGGGAAATGTTTACCGATCAAGTGATCAGAAGCGTAAGCGCAAAGAAAGATCCGGTTGTTTTTATTTTATGGGGCCGTCACGCACAATCGAAAGTTTCGTTCATTGAAAGCCAACATGCGGTGATCCGTTCGTCCCATCCCAGTCCTTTTTCTGCCCATAAAGGATTTTATGGAAGTCGTCCATTCTCAAAAGCGAATAAGTTTTTGGAACGAATGGAGAGAGAGCCCATTCAGTGGTGTGAAACCGGCATAAATGGCGAGTGA
- a CDS encoding indolepyruvate ferredoxin oxidoreductase subunit alpha: MPFVITSPCEGEKNGSCVEVCPVDCIEEGKDMFYIDPDICIDCGACEPVCPVEAIYPDDEVPEEEAQYIELNRAYFEE, from the coding sequence ATGCCATTCGTCATAACATCACCATGTGAAGGAGAAAAAAACGGGTCTTGTGTAGAAGTTTGTCCGGTTGATTGTATTGAAGAAGGAAAGGACATGTTCTACATTGATCCGGATATCTGTATAGATTGCGGGGCATGCGAACCCGTATGTCCGGTGGAAGCCATTTATCCGGACGACGAAGTACCTGAAGAAGAAGCCCAATACATTGAATTAAACCGTGCATATTTTGAAGAATAA
- the rlmH gene encoding 23S rRNA (pseudouridine(1915)-N(3))-methyltransferase RlmH, with product MNIQLLAVGKLKEKYLLAGIEEYEKRLKKDVKFSIKEVAEERAPERLSEKESLQVRNKEGERLLQHIKAQSYVIALDRKGKMFRSEDMATQIDQLALHGHNSFTFIIGGSIGLGENVIQRADLCWSFSSLTFPHQLIRLMLMEQIYRFTQIQKGTPYHK from the coding sequence ATGAACATTCAATTGCTCGCGGTTGGAAAATTAAAGGAAAAGTACTTGTTGGCAGGCATTGAAGAATACGAAAAACGCTTAAAAAAGGATGTAAAATTTTCGATCAAAGAAGTGGCAGAGGAACGGGCACCTGAACGTCTCAGTGAAAAGGAAAGCCTTCAAGTGCGGAATAAAGAAGGAGAGCGTTTGCTTCAACATATAAAGGCTCAATCATACGTCATCGCGTTGGATAGAAAAGGAAAAATGTTTCGCTCCGAAGATATGGCCACACAAATAGATCAGCTTGCTTTACACGGACACAATAGTTTTACGTTTATCATCGGCGGATCTATTGGCCTTGGGGAAAATGTCATACAGAGAGCTGATCTGTGCTGGTCCTTTTCGTCATTGACGTTTCCCCATCAATTGATACGCTTAATGCTAATGGAACAGATTTATCGTTTTACACAAATTCAAAAAGGCACCCCTTATCATAAATGA
- a CDS encoding DUF423 domain-containing protein: MAKTLLAIGAAMGALAVAIGAFGAHGLEGRVSERMLENYQTGVQYHMFHALGIIAVGLTATVIGGSALLGWAGGLMLFGTIVFSGSLYTMALTGMTWLGAITPIGGVAFITGWILLMIAAFKL; the protein is encoded by the coding sequence TTGGCAAAAACGTTATTGGCCATCGGCGCGGCCATGGGAGCGCTGGCGGTCGCTATCGGCGCCTTCGGCGCCCATGGCTTGGAGGGAAGAGTAAGTGAACGAATGTTGGAAAATTATCAAACCGGCGTGCAATATCATATGTTTCACGCGCTGGGGATTATTGCTGTCGGGTTGACCGCGACGGTCATTGGTGGCAGTGCGCTGCTCGGTTGGGCAGGAGGCTTGATGCTTTTTGGAACCATTGTGTTTTCCGGAAGCTTGTACACGATGGCGCTTACCGGCATGACCTGGCTCGGTGCGATCACGCCGATCGGAGGGGTGGCGTTTATCACGGGTTGGATTTTATTGATGATCGCTGCATTTAAGCTATGA
- a CDS encoding S1C family serine protease — translation MGYYDNHYRNENNEKKNRRRGLGLSGFVGAIIGALVVVAAFALVQTNDMTAPEEQEQGSNDSEFFAGESEQVSFDIHTDVTEAVEGVSEAVVGVFNMQEESFWSGGGGPPGEHGGEGEGIEAGTGSGVIYKEDGNQTFIVTNEHVIRGSDQVEISLSEGQRVGAEVVGEDIWTDLAVLSVSTEEIEDEVETVAEFGDSENLSPGEPAIAIGNPLGPTFARTVTQGIISATDRSIPVDLTGDGQIDWNAEVIQTDAAINQGNSGGPLLNAQGQVIGINSMEIAQGEGLGFAIPTSIVMPVIEDIENYGEVERPELGVEMGSVSDIPSYHWQETLNLPEDVTSGVFVTNVFPGSSADEDGLQEYDVIVEMDDQEIDFAHDLRMYLYTELDVGEEVTISFYRDGELQETTIELQEQQDSL, via the coding sequence ATGGGCTATTATGATAACCATTACCGGAATGAAAACAATGAAAAGAAAAATCGGCGGCGCGGCTTGGGGCTATCAGGGTTTGTGGGCGCAATCATCGGCGCGCTCGTGGTAGTTGCCGCTTTTGCCCTCGTTCAAACCAATGATATGACAGCGCCGGAGGAGCAAGAGCAAGGATCAAATGATAGTGAATTCTTTGCGGGTGAATCGGAGCAAGTGAGTTTTGACATCCATACCGATGTGACCGAAGCGGTCGAGGGTGTTTCAGAGGCCGTTGTCGGGGTCTTTAATATGCAAGAGGAAAGCTTTTGGAGTGGCGGCGGTGGCCCGCCCGGCGAACACGGAGGTGAAGGGGAAGGAATTGAAGCCGGAACCGGTTCAGGAGTCATTTATAAAGAGGACGGTAATCAAACCTTCATCGTAACGAATGAACACGTCATTCGGGGGTCTGATCAGGTAGAAATTAGCTTGAGTGAAGGGCAGCGAGTTGGAGCCGAAGTGGTCGGGGAAGATATTTGGACAGACCTGGCCGTTTTAAGTGTATCTACCGAAGAGATTGAGGACGAGGTTGAAACGGTGGCTGAATTTGGCGATTCTGAAAACCTAAGTCCCGGAGAACCGGCTATAGCGATCGGAAATCCTTTGGGGCCAACGTTTGCCCGTACTGTGACTCAAGGAATTATCAGTGCCACAGATCGTTCCATTCCGGTTGATTTGACAGGAGATGGTCAAATCGATTGGAATGCGGAAGTGATCCAGACAGATGCCGCCATTAATCAGGGGAATAGCGGCGGTCCGCTCTTAAATGCCCAAGGACAAGTGATCGGCATTAATTCCATGGAGATCGCCCAAGGAGAAGGTTTGGGCTTTGCGATCCCGACGTCCATCGTTATGCCTGTCATCGAAGACATTGAGAATTATGGTGAAGTGGAACGTCCTGAACTTGGGGTTGAAATGGGCTCCGTCAGTGATATTCCAAGTTACCATTGGCAAGAAACGCTTAATTTGCCAGAGGATGTAACTTCCGGTGTTTTTGTCACGAACGTATTCCCGGGTTCATCAGCAGATGAAGACGGACTGCAGGAATATGATGTGATCGTTGAAATGGATGACCAAGAGATTGATTTTGCACATGACCTACGCATGTATCTCTATACAGAACTCGATGTCGGTGAAGAAGTAACCATATCGTTCTATCGCGATGGTGAATTGCAGGAAACAACGATTGAACTACAGGAACAACAAGATAGCTTGTGA